A genomic window from Silene latifolia isolate original U9 population chromosome 11, ASM4854445v1, whole genome shotgun sequence includes:
- the LOC141612812 gene encoding uncharacterized protein LOC141612812, whose translation MRELAMGFFDSLFLSEEPTRIDEALKGVGPCVTTDMNAELTNTFTREESAFIPGRLIADNAILAFESFHFLKHTMQLLSREVERRCLYGVRVCREAPSISHLFFADDSLILCRADRKNAETIKGVLDLYQDASGQRLNMQKSELFFSPSTGVIEQNEVTQILAANVVSSPGKYLSIPAVVGRNKTMTFNHLKERIWKKFKGWKEKLLSYSGREILIKAIAQSIPTYHLGLFKFPSTLCSSIEGDLARFWWGYSGEKRQIYWVAWEKMCWSKQEGGLGYRDFESFNLAMLVKQL comes from the exons ATGAGGGAGCTAGCTATGGGGTTTTTCGACTCGTTATTCTTGTCGGAAGAGCCTACTAGGATCGATGAGGCACTGAAGGGTGTTGGGCCTTGTGTCACGACTGACATGAATGCGGAGCTGACCAATACCTTCACGAGGGAGGAG AGTGCGTTTATTCCGGGGAGGCTCATTGCGGATAATGCTATTTTGGCTTTCGagagctttcatttcctcaaaCACACAATGCAG CTGCTCTCAAGGGAAGTTGAACGAAGATGCCTCTATGGGGTTCGGGTTTGCCGTGAAGCTCCTAGTATTTCGCATTTGTTTTTTGCGGACGATTCTCTAATTTTATGCCGAGCTGACAGGAAAAATGCCGAGACTATAAAGGGGGTTCTGGACCTATACCAAGATGCGTCTGGCCAACGTTTAAATATGCAAAAGTCGGAGCTATTTTTTAGCCCTAGTACGGGAGTGATCGAGCAGaatgaagttacacaaattttagCAGCTAATGTGGTGAGTTCACCGGGTAAGTACCTCAGCATTCCGGCTGTGGTGGGGAGGAATAAAACGATGACTTTCAATCACCTAAAAGAACGAATTTGGAAGAAGTTTAAGGGGTGGAAGGAAAAACTCCTCTCATATTCGGGCAGGGAAATCCTCATAAAGGCTATTGCCCAATCGATTCCCACCTATCATTTGGGATTGTTCAAATTTCCGTCTACCTTATGCTCTAGTATTGAGGGTGATTTGGCCAGGTTTTGGTGGGGATATAGTGGGGAAAAACGACAAATATATTGGGTTGCTTGGGAGAAAATGTGTTGGTCTAAACAAGAGGGAGGCCTGGGGTACCGTGACTTTGAGTCGTTTAATCTCGCTATGCTTGTCAAGCAGCTATAG